The following are encoded in a window of Magnolia sinica isolate HGM2019 chromosome 11, MsV1, whole genome shotgun sequence genomic DNA:
- the LOC131218123 gene encoding UMP-CMP kinase 4-like — protein sequence MKELRIELNDKVSEMERLQSELIRRDLEEETEEPAQSSLKTVIATLEKENVNLKTKIIPDFVLFFDWSEEEMDTRLLNRNQGRVDDNIETIRKRFEVFTESSLPVIEYYSSKGKVRKIDAGKPVEEVFEDVKSVFSLAIKNVRHLLAVQCS from the exons ATGAAGGAACTTCGCATCGAACTGAATGATAAAGTATCAGAGATGGAACGACTGCAATCTGAGTTGATCAGACGAGACTtggaagaagaaacagaggaaCCTGCTCAGAGTAGTTTAAAAACTGTTATTGCGACCTTAGAGAAGGAGAATGTCAATCTTAAG ACAAAGATCATCCCAGACTTTGTACTGTTTTTTGACTGGTCAGAAGAAGAGATGGATACACGCCTTTTGAATAGGAATCAG GGAAGAGTTGATGATAACATTGAGACAATCAGGAAGCGGTTCGAAGTTTTTACAGAATCCAGTTTACCTGTAATTGAGTATTATAGCTCCAAAGGGAAGGTTCGGAAG ATTGATGCTGGAAAGCCTGTCGAAGAGGTCTTCGAGGATGTCAAAAGCGTTTTCTCTTTAGCTATAAAGAACGTCAGGCACCTCTTGGCAGTTCAGTGTTCTTAA